ACTTTTTCAGTCAACACTTTTTTAAATGTTTCAGCGCTTATACTTTTTACCGTGTCTATCTGCTTTCCTTCTTGTTTCCATGCTTCAAGACCTCCTTTCAAAAATCCCAAAGTGCCATCAAAACCTACTCTGGACAAACGGGTAATGGTCTCTTCTTCTTTTCCTTCTGGAGCCACTAAAAGTATGGGCTGCTTTACATCTGCGACCAAAGCACCTACCCATGGAGCGAAACTTCCCCCAAGTCCTATAAAAATTGACCTCGGCACATGTCCCCTAGCAAAATCGTCTTGGTGGCGTACATCTAAAATCACTGCTCCCGTTTCATTGGCAGCAGCCTCAAAAGCTTCTGGAGACAATCCTCTTGTACCTCTTTCCAATACCGTATCTATATCCTCATAGCCTTCTTTATTCATTTTCACATTTAAAGGAAAGTATTGAGGCGGAGGCAATAGACCGTCCGTGACTTCTTTGATAAATTCTTCTTTGGTCATATCGGCACGGAGTGCATAGTTCATCTGTTTTTGATTGCCAAGCGTATCGACCGTCTCTTTCATCATGTTTTTTCCGCATGCGGAACCTGCACCATGAGCAGGATACACGATAACGTCATCGGCAAGGGGCATTATTTTTTTTCGAAGACTGTCATACAAAGTTTCCGCAAGTTCTTCTTGGGTCATATCAGCAGCCTTTTGTGCTAGGTCCGGTCTTCCTACGTCTCCCAAGAACAGAGTATCGCCACTAAAAATAGCGTGGTCTTTTCCCATTTCATCTTTTAAGAGATAGGTGGTGCTCTCCATAGTATGGCCAGGCGTGTGCAAGACTTTTATTATCAACTTTCCTAATTTGAATTCTTGACCATCTTCCGCAACAATAGCATCATAAGATGGGTTTGCATTTGGACCGTAAACAATTGGCGCACCCGTCTCTTTGGACAGTGTTACATGTCCGCTCACAAAATCGGCATGGAAGTGGGTTTCAAAAATATACTTTATCGTAGCACCGTCGTTTTCTGCTCTTTTTATATAGGGTTTCACCTCTCGTAACGGATCAATAATGGCCACCTCTCCATCACTTTCTATATAATAGGCTCCTTGGGCCAAACATCCGGTATATATCTGCTCTATATTCATTTTGAGTTGATTTTTGCGTCCAAAGATAGTATTGATCGTACTACTTTGATGTTACCAAAGTTACAAATCCCCCGTTTTGGATTGCAATGAAATCTTCTTTTCGATTTTACTTCTCTCCTTTTGATCCGAACAATAGGTCACGGCCTCAAAAGTACGGGCAAAAAGATTCTTTTTTCCAATGCTATTGATAAGTCCACTGCTGTAAAAAATATCTCGGGTAGGCCCTATTGCTCCCGCAATAAAAAATTGAATATTACGGGCACGCAAATCCAAAACGATACGTTCCATCATTAATGCCGCACTACTATCAATATAATTAATGGCTTCAGCATTTAAAATGACATACCTTAATTCTGGACCTTTTTTTTCAATTTGTCTGTCGAGTTCTTTTTTGAAATAGTCTTTGTTTCCAAAGTAAAGTTGTGCATCAAACCTTAGAATCAATTTATCCGCATCTACTTCAACCTCATCAAAACGATGGATGTTTTTAAAATATTCCGTGTTCTTAATCCTGCCCAATATTGCTATGTGCGGACGGGAAATACGGTATACCAACAAAAACAACGAGAATAGAACCCCTAATAGGATACCCTCCATCAAACCAATAAAAAGGGTGATTAAAAACGTGATTACCAGCAATAGGAATTCGTCTTTTCGATGTTTATACAGTACTACAGGATAACTGAAATTGACAAGCTTCACCACTGACATAATAATAATCGCCCCAAGCACCGCATTTGGTAAATAGTAAAATAATGGAGTAAGAAACAGTAACGTACACCCTATGAGAAGTGCACTAAAGATGAGCGCCATACCTGTTTTGGCGCCGGCTTGATCATTTATTGCAGTTCTTGAGAAACTACCCGATACTGGAAAGGATTGGAATAAAGACCCTAAAAGATTTGATAGCCCCAATGCCCTAAGTTCTTGATTGACATCCAACTCATATTCCGGATGCTTTTCTTCTACCGTCTTTGCTATGGACATAGATTCCATGAATCCGAAAATAGCCACGGTCAATGCTATGGGCACAAATTGACCGAACACACCCAATTGCATATTTGGGGATTGAAACTTGGGCAGTCCACTTGGAACATCACCTACAATCCGAATATGCTGTTCTTCCAAGCCAAGGAAAAAAACGGTCAAGATTCCTATAACGACCACTAACAATGGTGTAGGTATCCTGTTGCTTGTTTTGTTCAATAAAT
The nucleotide sequence above comes from Flagellimonas sp. HMM57. Encoded proteins:
- a CDS encoding rhodanese-like domain-containing protein, with translation MNIEQIYTGCLAQGAYYIESDGEVAIIDPLREVKPYIKRAENDGATIKYIFETHFHADFVSGHVTLSKETGAPIVYGPNANPSYDAIVAEDGQEFKLGKLIIKVLHTPGHTMESTTYLLKDEMGKDHAIFSGDTLFLGDVGRPDLAQKAADMTQEELAETLYDSLRKKIMPLADDVIVYPAHGAGSACGKNMMKETVDTLGNQKQMNYALRADMTKEEFIKEVTDGLLPPPQYFPLNVKMNKEGYEDIDTVLERGTRGLSPEAFEAAANETGAVILDVRHQDDFARGHVPRSIFIGLGGSFAPWVGALVADVKQPILLVAPEGKEEETITRLSRVGFDGTLGFLKGGLEAWKQEGKQIDTVKSISAETFKKVLTEKVPVFDVRKETEFSAEHIEGAALAPLDFINEHLTEFPENETFYVHCAGGYRSMIAASILKSRGIHNLFDVAGGFKAIKEAGIPVTDFVCPTTLKS
- a CDS encoding SulP family inorganic anion transporter, which codes for MLKRYFPFLTWITTYKRSFLYRDLIAGATLGVLLVPQGMAYAMIAGMPPIYGLYAALVPQFIYAFTGTSRQLAVGPVAMDSLLVATGIGALQLSNIQDYIAAVIFLTFIIGSIQLLLGFLKMGFFVNFLSKPVINGFTSAAAILIALGQLKHVLGITVEQSSKLHTLIANTMININETNYYALGLGAGAMLFIYLLNKTSNRIPTPLLVVVIGILTVFFLGLEEQHIRIVGDVPSGLPKFQSPNMQLGVFGQFVPIALTVAIFGFMESMSIAKTVEEKHPEYELDVNQELRALGLSNLLGSLFQSFPVSGSFSRTAINDQAGAKTGMALIFSALLIGCTLLFLTPLFYYLPNAVLGAIIIMSVVKLVNFSYPVVLYKHRKDEFLLLVITFLITLFIGLMEGILLGVLFSLFLLVYRISRPHIAILGRIKNTEYFKNIHRFDEVEVDADKLILRFDAQLYFGNKDYFKKELDRQIEKKGPELRYVILNAEAINYIDSSAALMMERIVLDLRARNIQFFIAGAIGPTRDIFYSSGLINSIGKKNLFARTFEAVTYCSDQKERSKIEKKISLQSKTGDL